One segment of Castanea sativa cultivar Marrone di Chiusa Pesio chromosome 3, ASM4071231v1 DNA contains the following:
- the LOC142628752 gene encoding uncharacterized protein LOC142628752, whose translation MAQWATHYLMEYWSAVEDAEVPEPVVEQIISWSLPIAGCLTINVDGAIFSSLKTARIGVVIRNEDGCFRATLLKKIMAPLGAVKVEVKAFEAGLLLAKDLGYQNIVLEGDSMIIHNALCEKSPPPASVVAIMVGMKELCKDFKRIEFTHVNRQGNKPAYLLAKHASSIVDCFVWTEEIPCCIEQALIQDVLTFSNA comes from the coding sequence ATGGCTCAGTGGGCAACTCACTATCTTATGGAGTATTGGAGTGCAGTGGAGGATGCTGAAGTACCAGAACCAGTGGTGGAACAAATAATATCGTGGTCCCTTCCAATAGCTGGATGCTTAACGATAAATGTAGATGGCGCCATCTTTTCATCACTGAAAACAGCAAGGATAGGGGTGGTTATCCGAAATGAAGATGGTTGTTTCAGAGCGACACTGTTGAAGAAGATTATGGCACCGTTAGGGGCTGTTAAGGTAGAGGTAAAGGCTTTTGAGGCAGGGCTGCTTCTTGCAAAAGATTTAGGTTATCAGAATATAGTTCTCGAAGGGGACTCAATGATTATTCACAATGCTTTGTGCGAAAAGTCCCCACCCCCAGCTTCAGTGGTAGCGATCATGGTTGGTATGAAGGAGTTGTGCAAAGATTTCAAAAGAATTGAGTTCACTCACGTAAATAGACAAGGCAACAAACCAGCCTATCTCCTAGCAAAACATGCTTCTAGCATTGTTGATTGTTTTGTTTGGACTGAAGAGATCCCTTGCTGCATTGAGCAAGCTCTTATCCAGGATgtacttactttttcaaatgcttaa